From one Tetragenococcus osmophilus genomic stretch:
- a CDS encoding ribosomal-processing cysteine protease Prp has product MIKGTFKRDDSGRINSYKITGHADTGEYGYDIVCAAVSVLAINAVNGIDSLAGVQPTVNSDEENGGYLYVELPPTNTQEQSNIIQILLENLLLGMQSIQEQYSDYVQLETIQ; this is encoded by the coding sequence ATGATTAAGGGAACTTTCAAACGTGATGATTCAGGTAGAATCAATTCCTATAAAATAACTGGTCATGCAGATACTGGTGAATATGGTTATGATATTGTGTGTGCAGCTGTCTCTGTTTTAGCGATTAATGCGGTTAATGGTATTGATTCATTAGCTGGGGTACAACCAACAGTTAATTCAGATGAGGAAAATGGTGGTTATCTTTATGTTGAACTTCCACCTACTAATACGCAAGAACAATCAAATATCATACAAATCTTATTAGAAAACCTGTTACTAGGAATGCAATCTATTCAAGAACAGTATAGTGATTATGTACAATTAGAAACAATTCAATAA
- the rpmA gene encoding 50S ribosomal protein L27 → MLMKMDLQLFAHKKGGGSTANGRDSVSKRLGAKRADGQTVTGGSILYRQRGTRIYPGQNVGKGGDDTLFAKIDGTVRFERLGRDKKRVSVYPVAQEA, encoded by the coding sequence ATGTTGATGAAAATGGATTTACAATTATTCGCACATAAAAAAGGTGGCGGTTCAACAGCCAACGGCCGTGACTCTGTATCAAAACGTTTAGGCGCTAAACGTGCTGACGGACAAACAGTTACTGGTGGTTCCATCCTTTACCGCCAACGCGGCACAAGAATTTACCCTGGTCAAAACGTAGGTAAAGGTGGCGACGATACATTGTTTGCTAAAATTGATGGTACCGTGCGTTTTGAACGTTTAGGCCGTGATAAAAAAAGAGTTTCAGTTTATCCGGTTGCCCAAGAAGCATAA
- a CDS encoding GNAT family N-acetyltransferase — MAVPKIMIRKATSEDAQEIVAIYAPYVVKTTISFEQSVPDVAEFTKRITSTLQNYPYYIAQDEDENILGYAYAGAYNSRTSYELTAEISVYVKQNSEHEGIGTVLYKALEDQLKEQNIVNLLSNITAGNQKSEKFHEKHGFKRVGYLPHVGYKFDSWHDVIWMQKALYSDPTYLGRFIPFSKFSYGD; from the coding sequence ATGGCAGTTCCCAAAATTATGATTAGAAAAGCAACTTCAGAAGATGCTCAAGAAATTGTCGCGATTTATGCGCCTTATGTAGTCAAAACGACAATTTCTTTTGAACAAAGCGTGCCAGATGTTGCAGAATTTACTAAACGCATAACGTCTACATTACAAAACTACCCGTATTACATAGCACAAGACGAAGACGAAAATATATTGGGTTATGCCTACGCAGGGGCTTATAATTCACGTACAAGTTATGAACTCACAGCAGAAATTAGTGTATATGTTAAACAAAATAGTGAGCATGAAGGTATCGGTACTGTTTTATATAAGGCCTTAGAAGATCAACTAAAAGAACAAAATATCGTAAACTTATTATCAAATATTACGGCAGGAAACCAAAAAAGTGAGAAATTTCATGAAAAGCATGGCTTTAAAAGAGTAGGTTATCTACCTCATGTTGGCTATAAATTTGATAGCTGGCATGATGTTATTTGGATGCAAAAAGCCTTATATAGTGACCCCACTTATCTGGGGAGGTTTATCCCTTTTTCTAAGTTTTCATATGGAGATTAA
- a CDS encoding sigma-54-dependent transcriptional regulator, whose protein sequence is MNKRMEKIYQYTIQKSDSNSYSEVAVTTNEIAQALAIQRSNASKDLNQLVRAGKLTKTESRPVKYLLNQDMPADKYVESYKQERAPRKKQQPQRVQTSLISNQDIFSNIIGINGSMKNAGEQAKAAILYPPKGLNCLITGPTGSGKTYFAHAMFQFAKANDVIENDKELIVFNCADYANNPELLMSHLFGYAKGAFTGADAEKTGVIDQANHSMLFLDEIHRLPPEGQEMIFYFMDHGTYSRLGETGKQHSAEVRIIGATTEDPSSSLLDTFVRRIPINIQLPSFASRPAFEKVDLVKVMVSHEAHRIQRTISLTEDVVKALIGSVSYGNIGQLKSNVQLVCARGFLNHMQEEQIDIMIEDVPEGIRSGLILLADNRETSTELSQNLESKLVIQPNEDSLNIQTDSYELPYNLYDIIGDKAELLKADGIDQETINHFISTDINVHLKSFYKDHGFSFYADNKLSEFVDRKIIELTNRIYSMVTKQLGSEFQSNFVYAMSLHISSFLKKLQLGEKREVNDNIKEMVTAYPEELKLAQEIREYIGEWFSLSIPESEIYYLAVLLVSLRSASQVGRIGVVVGAHGNSTATSMVEVVKQLLDIEQVAAVDMPLDMPPKVAVEKLKQGVLSVNEGSGVLLLVDMGSLVTFNEQIQRETGVFVHTIDMVTTPLVLESVRKASVFGTSLDDLYESLKNFHGYSTVDSLPASLTENHLPKAILAICASGEGTAIHIKEMIQSTLAKKQITDIEVLTVSAVELEQRLPEIQKQYKVIAATGVVDPQLAAPFITLENFITQNTDELIDKLLLDHQELTTTEPIEFSDSKTKEVCLDYLGKNFTFLNPQKLIDPLLQFTEDIMENWEIAKQEQGFFINFLLHAAGMVERAVLRQPLTATEKEKEDLKNDSAYEALHVQVLSLGRVLNLTFSKAEEVYLLDLIKRQMEK, encoded by the coding sequence TTGAATAAGAGAATGGAAAAAATTTATCAATATACAATTCAAAAATCTGACTCTAATTCATATAGCGAAGTAGCTGTTACTACAAATGAAATTGCGCAAGCCTTAGCTATCCAACGAAGTAACGCAAGCAAAGACTTAAATCAATTGGTGCGCGCTGGTAAGTTGACTAAAACAGAAAGCCGGCCGGTAAAGTACCTTTTAAACCAAGATATGCCTGCTGATAAGTATGTTGAAAGTTATAAACAAGAACGTGCGCCACGAAAAAAACAACAACCTCAACGTGTGCAAACATCGCTTATCTCCAATCAAGATATTTTTTCTAATATTATTGGGATTAACGGTAGTATGAAAAATGCAGGAGAACAGGCTAAAGCGGCTATTTTGTACCCACCCAAAGGGCTAAATTGTTTAATTACTGGTCCTACAGGTTCAGGTAAAACATATTTTGCCCATGCGATGTTTCAGTTTGCAAAAGCAAATGACGTTATTGAAAATGATAAAGAACTAATCGTATTTAATTGTGCGGATTATGCGAATAATCCAGAACTTTTGATGAGCCATTTATTTGGCTATGCTAAGGGTGCTTTTACAGGTGCAGATGCAGAAAAAACAGGGGTTATTGACCAAGCAAACCATAGTATGCTTTTTCTAGATGAAATTCATCGTTTGCCACCTGAAGGTCAAGAAATGATTTTTTACTTTATGGACCATGGCACTTACAGTCGGTTAGGCGAAACAGGGAAACAACACTCTGCTGAGGTTCGGATTATTGGCGCAACAACTGAAGATCCTAGTTCTAGTTTGTTGGATACTTTCGTTCGACGTATACCGATTAATATCCAGTTACCTTCTTTTGCTTCACGTCCAGCCTTTGAAAAAGTTGATTTAGTAAAAGTAATGGTCTCTCATGAAGCTCATCGTATTCAACGGACGATTTCTTTAACGGAAGATGTGGTAAAAGCGTTAATCGGTAGTGTTAGTTATGGAAATATTGGTCAGTTAAAATCCAATGTTCAATTAGTTTGTGCTAGAGGATTTTTAAACCATATGCAAGAAGAACAAATTGATATCATGATTGAGGATGTACCTGAAGGTATTCGCTCTGGTTTAATTCTTTTAGCTGATAATCGGGAAACTTCAACTGAACTTTCCCAAAATCTTGAGTCCAAGTTAGTCATTCAACCTAATGAAGATAGCTTGAATATCCAAACTGATTCATACGAATTGCCATATAATTTATATGATATTATCGGAGATAAAGCCGAGTTATTAAAAGCTGACGGCATTGACCAAGAAACGATTAACCATTTTATTTCGACTGATATTAACGTTCATTTAAAATCATTTTATAAGGACCACGGCTTTTCTTTCTATGCAGATAATAAATTAAGTGAGTTTGTGGATCGTAAAATTATTGAACTAACCAACCGAATTTATTCTATGGTGACAAAACAGCTAGGAAGCGAATTTCAATCTAATTTTGTGTACGCGATGAGCTTACATATTAGCTCTTTTCTAAAAAAATTACAATTAGGCGAAAAAAGAGAAGTGAACGACAATATAAAAGAGATGGTCACAGCTTATCCTGAAGAGTTAAAACTAGCTCAAGAAATTCGTGAATATATTGGAGAGTGGTTTAGTCTTTCTATTCCGGAAAGCGAAATCTATTATTTAGCTGTTTTACTGGTATCTTTGAGAAGTGCTTCGCAAGTCGGTCGAATAGGCGTGGTTGTAGGAGCACACGGAAATAGTACGGCAACTAGTATGGTGGAAGTTGTCAAACAGTTACTAGATATTGAACAAGTAGCAGCAGTAGATATGCCCCTTGATATGCCGCCTAAGGTTGCTGTTGAAAAATTAAAACAAGGAGTGCTTTCGGTTAATGAAGGCAGTGGTGTTTTATTATTAGTAGACATGGGTTCTTTAGTCACTTTTAATGAACAGATTCAAAGAGAAACTGGCGTATTTGTGCATACGATTGATATGGTAACGACTCCCTTGGTTTTGGAATCTGTACGTAAAGCTTCAGTGTTTGGAACAAGTTTGGATGATCTTTATGAGTCATTAAAAAACTTTCATGGCTATAGCACTGTAGATTCACTACCTGCAAGTTTGACTGAAAACCATCTGCCTAAAGCTATTCTTGCGATATGTGCTTCTGGAGAAGGTACAGCTATTCATATTAAAGAAATGATTCAGTCTACACTTGCTAAAAAACAAATTACTGATATTGAAGTTCTTACGGTTTCAGCAGTTGAGCTAGAACAAAGACTTCCTGAAATCCAAAAGCAATATAAAGTGATTGCAGCAACCGGCGTGGTGGATCCACAATTAGCTGCTCCATTTATTACGCTAGAAAATTTTATTACACAAAATACAGACGAGTTAATTGATAAGCTTCTTTTGGATCATCAAGAATTAACTACAACAGAACCGATCGAATTTAGTGATAGTAAAACAAAAGAAGTTTGTTTGGACTATTTGGGAAAGAATTTTACCTTTTTAAATCCGCAAAAACTAATCGATCCTTTACTACAATTTACTGAAGATATTATGGAAAACTGGGAAATTGCCAAACAAGAGCAAGGATTTTTCATTAATTTTCTTCTACATGCTGCAGGTATGGTTGAACGTGCTGTGTTACGACAACCACTAACGGCTACTGAGAAGGAAAAAGAAGATTTAAAAAATGATTCAGCATACGAAGCGTTACATGTTCAGGTATTATCTTTAGGTCGAGTTTTAAACCTTACCTTTTCAAAAGCTGAAGAAGTTTATTTACTTGATCTAATTAAACGTCAAATGGAAAAATAA
- a CDS encoding mannose/fructose/sorbose PTS transporter subunit IIB, which yields MEIRLARIDDRLIHGQVTTSWTKRTDINRIIVVSDTVAFDHLSKFLLQQAAPPGINANVITVDRMLETFNSQLFKTQKVMLLFTNPQDVEKLVRGGIQLKSLNIGGMRFENGKQMITNFVSVNDKDQASFHFLAKQGIELEVRKVPTDRKINLVDLLDKKEKAK from the coding sequence TTGGAGATTCGTCTAGCGCGTATTGATGACCGCTTAATTCATGGTCAAGTGACAACATCATGGACCAAACGAACAGACATTAATCGTATTATTGTGGTCAGTGATACAGTTGCTTTTGATCATTTAAGTAAATTCCTCTTACAACAAGCAGCTCCACCAGGCATTAACGCAAACGTTATCACTGTGGACAGAATGTTGGAAACCTTTAATAGTCAATTGTTCAAAACGCAAAAAGTCATGCTCTTATTTACTAATCCGCAAGATGTAGAAAAGTTGGTACGCGGAGGAATTCAATTGAAATCATTAAATATTGGTGGTATGCGTTTTGAAAATGGGAAGCAGATGATTACCAATTTTGTTTCAGTCAATGACAAAGATCAAGCTTCCTTCCACTTTTTGGCAAAACAAGGAATTGAACTAGAAGTTCGTAAAGTTCCAACTGATCGCAAAATTAATTTGGTTGATTTGTTGGATAAAAAAGAAAAAGCAAAGTAA
- a CDS encoding mannose/fructose/sorbose PTS transporter subunit IIA yields MVGIVLASHGDFAEGILESATMIFGEQENVAACVLKPSEGPDDIKKKMDEAINSFDDPDEILFLIDLWGGTPFNQANSLYEEHKDKWAIVAGMNLPMVIEAYASRLSMDSAQQIAAAIIPSGKDGVKIKPEELAPAEGTEEADESGAPEEPKGSLPEGTVVGDGKIDYVLARIDSRLLHGQVATNWAKATTPNRIIVVSDAVAKDDLRKSLMEQASPPGIKTNVVPIQKMIEVDKDPRFGKTRALLLFENPEDMLKAIEGGLDVHEVNIGSMAHSKGKVVVNNVISMDETDVEAYERLEELGVKFDVRKVPSDSSGRLNDLLKKAKAGLQNAG; encoded by the coding sequence ATGGTAGGTATTGTCTTAGCAAGCCATGGTGATTTTGCTGAAGGAATCTTAGAATCAGCAACAATGATTTTTGGCGAACAAGAAAATGTTGCAGCTTGTGTGTTAAAACCAAGCGAAGGCCCAGATGACATTAAAAAGAAAATGGACGAGGCGATTAATTCATTTGATGACCCAGATGAGATCCTTTTTTTGATTGATTTGTGGGGCGGAACGCCATTTAACCAAGCCAATAGTTTGTATGAAGAACATAAAGACAAATGGGCAATTGTAGCAGGAATGAACTTACCGATGGTCATTGAGGCTTATGCTTCTAGACTTTCAATGGATTCTGCACAACAGATAGCAGCTGCTATTATTCCAAGTGGAAAAGATGGCGTTAAAATAAAACCTGAAGAGTTAGCACCCGCTGAAGGTACAGAAGAAGCGGACGAATCAGGAGCTCCAGAAGAACCAAAAGGCTCATTACCTGAAGGTACAGTCGTTGGGGACGGAAAAATTGATTATGTATTAGCTCGTATTGACTCACGTTTGTTGCATGGTCAAGTGGCTACTAACTGGGCTAAAGCAACCACCCCTAACCGAATTATCGTTGTTAGTGATGCTGTTGCAAAAGATGACTTGCGTAAGAGCTTGATGGAGCAAGCATCGCCACCTGGTATTAAAACAAACGTCGTTCCAATTCAAAAAATGATTGAAGTAGATAAGGACCCACGTTTTGGTAAAACAAGAGCTCTGCTTCTTTTTGAAAACCCAGAAGATATGTTAAAAGCAATCGAAGGTGGCCTTGATGTTCATGAAGTAAATATTGGTTCTATGGCTCATTCCAAAGGAAAAGTTGTTGTAAATAATGTCATTTCCATGGATGAAACGGACGTTGAAGCTTATGAACGTTTGGAAGAATTAGGCGTGAAATTTGATGTCCGCAAAGTACCAAGCGACTCCAGTGGACGCCTTAATGATCTTCTTAAAAAGGCAAAGGCTGGATTACAAAACGCTGGTTAA
- a CDS encoding PTS mannose/fructose/sorbose transporter subunit IIC: MSDLNAIQMILVVVVAFLAGMDGILDQFQFHQPLVACTLIGLVTGNLEICVMLGGSLQMIALGWANVGAAVAPDAALASIASAIILVLGGQQQGGISTSIAVAIPLAVAGLFLTMLVRTIAVPVVHGMDKAAESGSYRKIEWLHVFATCLQGLRIAIPAGALLFIPATTVRQFLESMPDWLTEGMEIGGGMVVAVGYAMVINMMSSREVWPFFILGFAIAAITDLTLIAIGGIGVALALIYITLSKQGGSSEGGSGGNGGSGDPLGDILNDY; encoded by the coding sequence ATGTCGGATTTAAATGCAATTCAGATGATATTGGTCGTAGTTGTTGCATTTTTGGCTGGTATGGATGGAATTTTGGACCAATTCCAGTTTCACCAACCATTAGTTGCGTGTACCTTGATTGGGCTTGTAACCGGTAATTTGGAAATTTGTGTTATGTTAGGCGGTTCATTACAAATGATCGCTTTAGGTTGGGCGAATGTGGGAGCCGCTGTAGCACCGGACGCTGCTCTGGCTTCTATAGCTTCTGCTATTATCCTAGTTTTAGGTGGACAACAACAAGGCGGAATTTCAACTTCGATTGCCGTTGCAATTCCTTTAGCTGTTGCGGGCCTATTTTTAACAATGTTAGTCCGTACAATCGCTGTGCCAGTAGTACATGGGATGGATAAAGCAGCTGAATCAGGGAGTTATCGTAAGATTGAATGGCTACATGTTTTTGCTACTTGTTTACAAGGTTTACGTATTGCCATTCCAGCAGGAGCGCTATTATTTATCCCTGCAACGACAGTACGTCAGTTTTTAGAATCAATGCCTGACTGGTTGACTGAAGGTATGGAAATCGGTGGTGGCATGGTTGTTGCCGTTGGTTATGCAATGGTTATCAATATGATGTCTAGTCGTGAAGTATGGCCGTTCTTTATCTTAGGCTTTGCTATTGCAGCGATTACTGACTTGACGTTGATCGCAATTGGAGGTATCGGCGTTGCTTTAGCACTTATTTATATTACGCTTTCAAAACAAGGCGGTTCTTCCGAAGGAGGAAGCGGCGGAAACGGTGGTTCCGGCGACCCTCTTGGCGATATACTCAATGACTACTAA
- a CDS encoding PTS system mannose/fructose/sorbose family transporter subunit IID has translation MAEEKVKLTKRDRLNIAWRNTFTQGSWNYERMQNGGFVYAMIPAIKKLYPNKEDRTQALQRHLEFYNTHPYLTAPVLGVTLAMEEERAGGAPIDDAAIQGVKVGMMGPLAGVGDPVFWFTVRPMLGALGASLALGGNVMGPIIFFVAFNLIRWAFLWYTQEFGYKAGSAITEDMSGGLLQDVTRGASILGMFVLASLVQRWVEIDFQPVVSRTPLQEGDYVDWSSIPMTQEGLQSAFQQVTEEGRSLTSVDVTTLQDNLDELIPGLAGLLLTLLCMWLLRKNVSPIVIILGLFALGIVGHVIGLL, from the coding sequence ATGGCAGAGGAAAAAGTAAAATTAACAAAAAGAGATCGTTTAAATATTGCATGGCGTAATACCTTTACCCAAGGCTCATGGAACTATGAACGTATGCAAAATGGTGGCTTTGTTTATGCGATGATTCCGGCAATTAAGAAATTATACCCAAATAAAGAGGATCGCACACAAGCGTTACAACGTCACTTGGAATTTTATAATACGCACCCGTACTTAACTGCACCTGTACTTGGTGTAACTTTGGCGATGGAAGAAGAACGTGCTGGTGGAGCTCCTATTGACGATGCTGCTATCCAAGGGGTTAAAGTCGGAATGATGGGACCTTTAGCAGGTGTTGGAGATCCGGTATTTTGGTTTACTGTTCGGCCGATGTTAGGTGCTCTAGGTGCTTCATTAGCGCTTGGTGGTAATGTAATGGGGCCAATTATTTTCTTTGTAGCTTTTAATCTTATTCGTTGGGCCTTCTTATGGTATACTCAAGAATTTGGGTATAAAGCAGGTTCTGCGATAACAGAAGATATGTCAGGAGGTCTGTTACAAGACGTAACACGAGGGGCTTCCATCTTAGGGATGTTTGTGTTAGCGTCGCTGGTACAACGATGGGTCGAAATCGATTTTCAGCCAGTCGTTTCTCGAACGCCACTACAAGAAGGTGACTATGTTGACTGGTCTAGTATTCCGATGACGCAAGAAGGGTTACAATCAGCTTTCCAACAGGTTACCGAAGAGGGTAGATCCTTAACAAGCGTTGACGTAACTACTTTGCAAGATAACTTGGATGAATTGATTCCAGGTTTAGCTGGTTTACTGTTGACCTTATTATGTATGTGGCTGTTGAGAAAAAATGTTTCACCAATCGTGATCATTCTCGGCTTGTTTGCTCTTGGTATCGTTGGTCATGTTATTGGCTTGTTATAA
- a CDS encoding DUF956 family protein — translation MVQSLNTKVDLTMDATSFVGLAKYGQVIIGDKAFEFYNTKNAQDYIQIPWNEVDYVVANVMFKGKWIPRYAIETKKNGTFNFASKDTKKVLRAMKPYVSYDRMVEANSFFKVIKRGILSFGKKKGSK, via the coding sequence ATGGTACAATCGTTAAATACAAAAGTGGACCTGACAATGGATGCGACATCTTTTGTAGGGTTAGCAAAATACGGACAAGTTATCATTGGAGACAAAGCGTTTGAATTTTATAATACAAAAAATGCACAAGATTATATACAAATTCCTTGGAATGAGGTTGATTATGTCGTTGCTAATGTGATGTTTAAGGGAAAGTGGATTCCGCGTTATGCGATTGAAACAAAAAAAAATGGCACTTTTAACTTTGCTTCTAAGGATACAAAAAAAGTGTTACGTGCGATGAAGCCCTATGTGTCCTATGACCGTATGGTCGAGGCAAATAGTTTTTTCAAGGTTATCAAAAGAGGTATTCTTTCTTTTGGAAAAAAGAAAGGGTCAAAGTAG
- a CDS encoding hydrolase, whose translation MESLLLTIGFIGLALAVLTPITKVASLVTLASFTLYFYIIGIENWLPLALFVLGLLLIVFEIFIPEFGLTGILGAILLIAGLYWTLGDVMQTVRDLSIAVVITTGLVAYLAKKGYSLTNVNKLVLQTDVPSSSGNKTKSRTTNLYPGLVGTAQTPLRPSGKAIFEETEGPAFDVLSTEEFISIGEPIVIEQIQGTKILVRKKKQENGG comes from the coding sequence ATGGAAAGTTTATTGCTAACGATAGGATTCATTGGTTTGGCCTTAGCTGTTTTAACACCGATTACTAAAGTTGCCTCGCTTGTGACGCTTGCCAGTTTTACTCTTTATTTTTATATTATTGGAATAGAAAATTGGTTGCCTCTGGCGTTGTTTGTTTTGGGACTTTTGCTCATTGTTTTTGAAATTTTTATTCCCGAGTTTGGTTTAACGGGAATACTAGGCGCAATTTTACTTATCGCAGGTTTGTATTGGACGTTGGGAGACGTTATGCAAACAGTGCGTGATTTAAGTATAGCCGTGGTGATTACAACTGGTTTGGTTGCTTACCTTGCTAAAAAAGGGTACTCGCTGACTAATGTGAACAAACTTGTTTTGCAGACAGATGTGCCTTCAAGTAGTGGTAATAAAACAAAAAGCCGTACTACTAATCTTTACCCAGGCTTAGTTGGAACCGCTCAAACGCCATTAAGACCTTCAGGTAAAGCAATATTTGAAGAAACAGAAGGTCCAGCGTTTGATGTGTTAAGCACTGAAGAATTTATTTCTATTGGAGAACCAATTGTTATTGAGCAAATTCAAGGAACAAAAATTTTAGTAAGAAAGAAAAAACAAGAGAACGGGGGATAA
- the floA gene encoding flotillin-like protein FloA (flotillin-like protein involved in membrane lipid rafts) — translation MNEFQFGGGFIGIVIAAVLIIILLIVFLRFVPVGLWVTAYFSGVKVGIGTLVGMRLRRVNPHRIIRPLIKATKAGLTLSTNQLEAHFLAGGNVDRVIDALIASQRAEIDLEFEKAAAIDLAGRDVFEAVQVSVNPKVIETPKVAAVAKNGIEIIVKAKVTVRANIERLVGGAGEDTIIARVGEGIVTTVGSSEKHEAVLENPDSMSKTVLTKGLDSGTAFEILSIDIADVDVGRNIGAQLQTDQSEADKNIAQAKAEERRSMAIAQEQEMRAEVVQAESQVPLAIAEALRQGNLGVMDYYKLQNVDADTNMRKSISGQDQSDEEE, via the coding sequence ATGAACGAATTTCAATTTGGAGGCGGATTTATTGGGATAGTTATTGCCGCTGTCCTTATCATTATTTTATTGATAGTCTTTTTAAGGTTTGTGCCTGTAGGCTTGTGGGTGACGGCTTACTTTTCAGGAGTCAAAGTCGGTATTGGAACTCTTGTGGGGATGCGTTTGCGTCGAGTAAATCCACATCGAATTATTCGTCCTTTGATTAAAGCGACAAAAGCTGGTTTAACACTTTCGACAAACCAGTTAGAAGCTCATTTTCTTGCCGGAGGAAATGTGGATAGAGTCATTGATGCATTAATTGCCTCACAGCGAGCAGAAATTGATTTAGAATTTGAAAAAGCAGCTGCTATTGACCTGGCAGGCCGGGATGTATTTGAAGCGGTCCAAGTTTCCGTTAATCCTAAAGTCATTGAAACACCTAAAGTAGCTGCTGTGGCTAAAAATGGAATTGAAATTATTGTAAAAGCCAAAGTAACTGTTCGTGCGAATATTGAACGTTTAGTTGGTGGTGCAGGTGAAGACACTATTATCGCACGTGTAGGTGAAGGTATTGTTACAACAGTCGGCTCTTCAGAAAAACACGAAGCAGTTCTGGAAAACCCAGACTCAATGTCAAAAACAGTGTTGACAAAAGGACTTGATTCAGGAACAGCATTTGAAATTTTATCTATTGATATTGCAGATGTAGATGTTGGGCGTAATATTGGTGCACAATTACAAACAGATCAGTCTGAAGCAGATAAAAATATCGCTCAAGCAAAAGCTGAGGAACGTCGTTCTATGGCGATTGCCCAAGAACAAGAAATGCGCGCAGAAGTAGTACAAGCTGAATCGCAAGTTCCACTAGCTATAGCAGAAGCCTTGCGTCAAGGCAACCTTGGTGTGATGGATTATTATAAATTACAAAATGTGGATGCCGATACCAATATGAGAAAATCAATCTCTGGGCAAGATCAATCTGACGAAGAAGAGTGA
- a CDS encoding M24 family metallopeptidase, giving the protein MSRIARLREKMKQEELDAFLITSPYNLRYFTNFTGTTGLAVITNEQAFFVTDFRYTQQAAKQAQGFEIVKNSGNIFATVAELVQKTQVNTLAFEEDYITFSEYGLLKELITATDLVPVSGLLEDLREVKDDGEIKAIKQACNIADQGFDHILKMIQPGMTEIEVANQLDFFMRSLGASGVSFETIVASGARSAMPHGVASQKRIEQGDIITLDFGCYYDGYVSDMTRTFAIGDPGEKMREIYQIVLDAQLKVIEAAKPGINGIELDAIARDYISSFGYGENFGHSTGHGIGLDIHEGPNVSRRADKTFVPGNVITDEPGIYLPEIGGVRIEDDLLITSIGNEVLTHAPKELIIL; this is encoded by the coding sequence ATGTCGCGCATTGCTCGTTTACGAGAAAAAATGAAACAAGAAGAATTGGATGCTTTTTTAATTACGAGTCCTTATAATTTGCGTTATTTTACTAATTTTACTGGAACAACTGGATTAGCTGTTATAACAAATGAACAAGCTTTTTTCGTTACAGATTTTCGTTATACGCAACAAGCTGCAAAACAAGCGCAAGGTTTTGAAATTGTAAAAAATAGCGGGAATATTTTTGCGACAGTAGCCGAACTTGTGCAAAAAACACAAGTGAATACACTTGCTTTTGAAGAAGATTATATTACTTTTTCAGAATATGGCTTATTAAAAGAATTGATAACAGCTACTGATTTAGTACCAGTTTCCGGACTTTTGGAAGATTTACGTGAAGTAAAAGATGACGGTGAAATTAAAGCTATTAAACAAGCTTGTAATATCGCTGACCAAGGGTTTGATCATATTTTGAAGATGATACAACCGGGAATGACTGAAATCGAAGTGGCTAACCAACTAGATTTTTTCATGCGTTCATTGGGAGCTAGTGGGGTTTCTTTTGAGACAATTGTGGCTTCCGGAGCACGCTCAGCTATGCCTCATGGTGTTGCTAGCCAAAAAAGGATTGAGCAAGGCGACATCATCACACTAGATTTTGGTTGCTATTATGACGGTTATGTGTCAGATATGACTCGGACCTTTGCTATTGGTGATCCTGGAGAAAAAATGAGAGAAATTTATCAAATTGTGTTAGATGCACAATTAAAAGTAATTGAAGCAGCTAAACCGGGGATAAACGGTATCGAATTAGATGCGATTGCCCGCGATTATATTAGTTCTTTTGGTTATGGTGAAAATTTTGGTCATTCAACAGGACATGGGATAGGTTTGGATATTCACGAAGGACCTAATGTGTCAAGACGTGCAGATAAAACGTTTGTCCCAGGAAATGTTATTACAGACGAGCCGGGTATTTATCTACCTGAAATTGGCGGGGTTAGAATTGAAGATGATTTATTAATTACTTCTATTGGTAATGAAGTACTGACGCATGCTCCTAAAGAATTGATTATCTTATAA